The sequence below is a genomic window from Alphaproteobacteria bacterium.
GCTCTAATCCTTGCCAAATTTGATTAAATTCTTGATCTACGACTGACTTTGGTAAGTCAAAATCATGTAAAGCATATAATTGATCAAAAAGTTTGCGCTTTAACTCATCTTTACTTTGTAAAGCTATCTCTTCTTCTAATTGTTTTTTAATTGCATCTTTTAAAAGTGAAATATTTTGATATCCCATTTTTTTAGCAAATTCATCATCAAAGGCAGGTTTTTCACCCTTCACCTCAATTTCTTTAAGATTAATTTCAAAAACAGCTTTTTGCCCTGCTAAATTTGCACTGCCATAATTTTCTGGAAAGGTCACTTCAATATTTTTTTGAGAAGGAACCATAACCCCTGTAAGCTGATCTTCAAATCCAGGGATAAAAGTATTAGAACCTAATTCAAGACGATAATTGTCAGCTTTACCGCCAGGAAATTCTTTCCCATCCTTCTTTCCTACAAAATCAATGATTAGACCATCACCTTTTTGTGTCATACGGGATTGCTCAAGTTTAACCCATGGTCGTTGACGATCTGCAAGTATGGATAAAGTTTCATCAATCTTTTCTTCAGGAATGTCTGATGTAATTTTCTCAAAACTCAATTTTTTAAAATCGGTTATGTGAATATCTGGTAACAATTCAACATCTACATTAAATTCAAGATCTTTAGCTTCGCCAGATTTAAGAATTTCTACCTTGGGTTGAATAGCAATTTTCAAACCACGCTCTTGTAAAAGTTGATGGGCGGTTTCTGATGCAGCTTTTTGAATAATTTCTGCTTGAACAGAATCTCCATAACGTTTTTTTACGAGGTCCATAGGAATTTTTCCCGGCCTAAAGCCAGGTAATTTCATTCTGGCTGCCAATTCGTTTAATCTTTTATCAGCTCTTTTTGTCATGTCTGACGCTGGAACTGTTACATTAAATTGACGTTTTAGGCCTTCATTTAACGTTTCTTTAACCTGCATAACCTTTATTCCTTATAAACACCTAGTATTTTATTCAAAGATTTGATCAATTTTTTAAATTGCTAAATCTACTCCATATATGGTGCGGGCGAAGGGATTTGAACCCCCACAACTTTCGTTACCAGATCCTAAGTCTGGCGCGTCTACCAATTCCGCCACGCCCGCTTAATTTTTAATAATATCTCGAGGGCGTTTTATAGCAGATTTTTTATTATAAAAACAACCTCTGCATTTAGCCAAGAGAATATTTTGATATTAAACGAGCTAAAATCTTTGGCAATATATGATTCACATCTTCAGCAATAAAACCTATACCTTGTTCCTGGGCTATTTTACCTTGAAGCCAAACCGCGGCGGCGGCTGATTCAAAAGGGGGCATACCTTGGGCCATTAATCCTGCAATAAGCCCTGCTAAAACATCCCCAGATCCAGCTGTTGCTAACCAAGATGGGGCATTAATATTGATACGAACATAACCTTCGGGATGAGCAATAACTGTATCATGGCCTTTGAAGACAACAATAGTTTGACTTATTTTTGCGGCAGCTTGGGCACGCTCTATTTTATTACCCTGAAGGGTTGGAAATAATCTTATAAATTCACCTTCATGAGGTGTGATAACAGTTGGGGATGAAATATTTTTCCATAAAAGATCAGGGGTATCTGAAAAAACATTTAAAGCATCTGCATCTAAAATATTATATTTTTTATATTGTAATAAATATAAAACTTGGTCTTTAGTCGTATCAGACCAGCCAGCACCAGGCCCAATTAAACATACATTTAAAGATTTTTTTTCCAATAATTCTTTTAAACTATCTTGATCTTTTTTATCTATGACCAATAATCCAGGATTTTGTATCCAGAAAAGTTGCTTTAATTCACTTCTACAAAGAACTGTAACCAACCCAGCGCCAACCCTTCTTGTTGCAACAGATGATAAGACAGCAGCACCTGGTTTTGTATCCCCTGCCACAATCAAAACGTGACCACGATTATATTTATGATCTGTGGGCAAAGGTAGTGGAAAATATTTTATCCATGATTTAGCATAATTAATTTTAGTTAAAGTAAGAAAAGGAAGATAAAAAATTGTTGGTATGCCAAGGTTGACAATTTTAATTTTTCCGCAAAACATTTTCCCTGGCATCAAACAGTGGGCAGGTTTATAACATGTTAATGCTATTGTTTGGGTAGCAGTAATTGTAGCGCCCATAACATTGCCCGTATCCGTTTGTAATCCAGTTGGCAGATCAATAGAAATAACAGGACATTTTTTTTCCTTAAGAATTTCAAATATTTGCCCCAAAGATTTTTCGATAGGACGATTAAGACCAATCCCAAATAATGCGTCAACCACCAGCCAAGATGGATCACAAACAGTACATAATTCTTCAGATAACTCAATCAATGGACCATTATATATCTGTGCTGCCCAAAAAGTATGTGGTTTTAATTTTTGTTTTTTTCCATATAAGGCTACTTTAACGGGCCAACCTGCTTGTTTAAGATAATAAGCCGCAATTAATCCATCAGCCCCATTATGGCCTGGACCGCACATAATTAAAATAGGTCTTATGAAATAATCTTGCTGAATAATACGTGCGACAGAAGCACCTGCAGCCTCTATTAAAAATCTTGGCCCAATACCCTTACTATTGGCATGAGCTTCCATCTCTTTGGTTTGGGTTTCTGTTAAAACAATATCAAGCATATGAAATAATTGGTATAGTATAATTATTATTAAAAATTATTAACATATTTTTTACAAACTTCTTATAGACTTATAACTATAACATTATGAAAAAAATATTTTTATTAATTTTTATTTGTATGTTTCTTTTTATTGTATCGGCCAGCGCCGAGGAGCAAGATTTTTCTTTTTTGCTTGAAACAAAATTATCTACACTTACACCAGGAAATACCAAGCTTTCAGAACAAAACCTTGATAGATTAAAGCAATTCTATCGCTCAAGAAATTATCAACCTGTTTGGATTAAAAATGAAGAAAAAATTAATTCAAAAGCAAAAGAAATGCTTAATTTTTTTGAACAAGCTTCTAATGAAGGATTAGTCCCTGAGGATTATTGGATCCAATCTATAAAAGAAAAAATTGATAACGATACCCCAGATGATCTAGTAAATGCCGAATGGATGCTAAGCCGCGGAAGTTATTATTACATTAATGATTTATATGCTGGTAGAATTGATCCCATCCATGCCCATAAACAATATTTGCTTATTAAAGAATCTTTATCCTTAGAAGAAATATTAAATAATTTGGCTGATGATTCAGATCCTGAAGATGTTATTGAAAAATATCATAATGCTAATTCAAATTATGAACAATTAAAGAAATTTTTGTCTTTTTATCGTGATATAAAACAAAAAGGGGAATGGATTAGTATTCCTATCGAAAATAAAAAAATAAATGTGGGTGATCATCATCCTATCCTACCTCTTATTCGCCAACGCTTAACTCAAGAACAATTTCCTATCTCTGATATAGATTCAGATCTTTATGATTCAGAACTTGAATCTATTGTTAAATCATTTCAAAAAAATCATGGACTAACAGATGATGGGGTTATTGGAAAAAATACGATCTTAGAAATGAATATTCCTGTTCAACAAAAAATTCAGCAAATTCTTATTTCAATTGAAAGAGAAAGATGGCTTCCTTCAAATTTAGGGGTGAGATATATTGCCGTTAATATTGCAGATTATACGTTAAAATTTATTGATAACGATCAAGTTATTTTAAATAGCAAAGTAATTGTTGGCACAAATTATAATCGCACACCAACTTTTTCAAAAAATATGAAGTATCTTGTTGTTAATCCTTATTGGGATGTACCACGAAGCATTTTAGTTAAAGAAATTTTACCTCAATTTTCTAATAATCCTGATTATTTAAGTGAAAATAATTTTGAAATTGTGGATGGGGCAGAAACCATTGAACCCTATGATATGGATTGGTCAAATATAACTGAAGAAGATTTCCCCTATAATATTAGACAACGCCCAGGTCAAAGTAATGCGCTTGGACAAATCAAGTTTATCTTTCCTAACGAATTTAATATTTATCTTCATGATACACCTGCCAAACAGCTTTTCCAAAAAACTGTTCGTAATTTTAGCCATGGCTGTATTCGGGTAGAAAAACCCTTGGAGCTTGCTGAAGCTGTTCTTAATGATCCTGATTGGTCGCAAGAAAAAATCAACCAAATTATAGCAACGGGTAAAGAAACACTTATTAATCTTAAAGAAGAATTACCTGTTTATATTATGTATATTACAGCATGGGTTGATAATACAAAAATAATGCAATTCCGACCCGATATATATAATCGTGATACAGAGCTCAATCAAATATGGGAACAAATAACCCAAGAAAGAGCCATACCCAAAAATCTATCTTAATTAGTTAAAATTTATATAAATCAATTAATTATGAAGAATCTGACTTAAAAAAAGCTTCGTTCTTTCGGATTTTGGGTTTTTAAAGAAGTTAATAGGATCATTTTCTTCTATAATTTCACCTTTATCCATAAAGACAACCCGATTTGCGACAGTACGGGCAAAACCCATTTCGTGGGTAACACAAATC
It includes:
- a CDS encoding NAD(P)H-hydrate dehydratase, which produces MLDIVLTETQTKEMEAHANSKGIGPRFLIEAAGASVARIIQQDYFIRPILIMCGPGHNGADGLIAAYYLKQAGWPVKVALYGKKQKLKPHTFWAAQIYNGPLIELSEELCTVCDPSWLVVDALFGIGLNRPIEKSLGQIFEILKEKKCPVISIDLPTGLQTDTGNVMGATITATQTIALTCYKPAHCLMPGKMFCGKIKIVNLGIPTIFYLPFLTLTKINYAKSWIKYFPLPLPTDHKYNRGHVLIVAGDTKPGAAVLSSVATRRVGAGLVTVLCRSELKQLFWIQNPGLLVIDKKDQDSLKELLEKKSLNVCLIGPGAGWSDTTKDQVLYLLQYKKYNILDADALNVFSDTPDLLWKNISSPTVITPHEGEFIRLFPTLQGNKIERAQAAAKISQTIVVFKGHDTVIAHPEGYVRININAPSWLATAGSGDVLAGLIAGLMAQGMPPFESAAAAVWLQGKIAQEQGIGFIAEDVNHILPKILARLISKYSLG
- a CDS encoding L,D-transpeptidase family protein; amino-acid sequence: MKKIFLLIFICMFLFIVSASAEEQDFSFLLETKLSTLTPGNTKLSEQNLDRLKQFYRSRNYQPVWIKNEEKINSKAKEMLNFFEQASNEGLVPEDYWIQSIKEKIDNDTPDDLVNAEWMLSRGSYYYINDLYAGRIDPIHAHKQYLLIKESLSLEEILNNLADDSDPEDVIEKYHNANSNYEQLKKFLSFYRDIKQKGEWISIPIENKKINVGDHHPILPLIRQRLTQEQFPISDIDSDLYDSELESIVKSFQKNHGLTDDGVIGKNTILEMNIPVQQKIQQILISIERERWLPSNLGVRYIAVNIADYTLKFIDNDQVILNSKVIVGTNYNRTPTFSKNMKYLVVNPYWDVPRSILVKEILPQFSNNPDYLSENNFEIVDGAETIEPYDMDWSNITEEDFPYNIRQRPGQSNALGQIKFIFPNEFNIYLHDTPAKQLFQKTVRNFSHGCIRVEKPLELAEAVLNDPDWSQEKINQIIATGKETLINLKEELPVYIMYITAWVDNTKIMQFRPDIYNRDTELNQIWEQITQERAIPKNLS
- the tig gene encoding trigger factor, encoding MQVKETLNEGLKRQFNVTVPASDMTKRADKRLNELAARMKLPGFRPGKIPMDLVKKRYGDSVQAEIIQKAASETAHQLLQERGLKIAIQPKVEILKSGEAKDLEFNVDVELLPDIHITDFKKLSFEKITSDIPEEKIDETLSILADRQRPWVKLEQSRMTQKGDGLIIDFVGKKDGKEFPGGKADNYRLELGSNTFIPGFEDQLTGVMVPSQKNIEVTFPENYGSANLAGQKAVFEINLKEIEVKGEKPAFDDEFAKKMGYQNISLLKDAIKKQLEEEIALQSKDELKRKLFDQLYALHDFDLPKSVVDQEFNQIWQGLEQNRKSGQLDPEDQNKTDDELRKEYRKIAERRVKLGLLLSEVGRIHNIQISNDELNQAVMGQARRFPGQERQVFDYYRNNQEALAQLRAPLYEDKIVDFILDMVTVTSHKVPYNEVKSKTETKGISG